GTTTAACGAAGTTTGTGTAAATTTCAACTTTCCAAAGTTAGAGTGAAACAATTTCTGCATCTGTCGACATATGGCAACACGAATATCTAAGAAAATTGCTTTTCGATATATTGTTATTTATATCGAATAATATGTGGACAGTCGAGATTTTTGATGAATCCAAAATGTTATCGATTTATAGCTCCGCCAAGAAAAACACCTCtggtgtctgtctgtatgaatGGTTTTGTCAGAATTATCAACATGTGCCTCTGCAAGCTTTTGAATGTTAACTTGAATGTTCCATAATGCCAATTCAATGCCAAATCGcaaatcacaaattaaaatgtttatatttgtcaTTCACCGCAGCAATGGAAAGTCCGAACATCGACGTTCTGAACGCATCTATTTTTACGACATCGGACTGTgtgacaacaacaacgacacTGCTAAACATCGAAAGGGGACCATAAAATGTCGAACTCTAGAGTCCATCAGGAAAATGTTGAATCATGAACAGGTAAGATGTGATATTAGCATCTACCAGTACAGGAAAGGGCAATTCTCAATGAATTGTAAACCTGTATATAGGCACTCCAGCGCTCAATTCAATGAGCATCCGTATGCCTGAAATCTCAAAGCCTGGCAATAATTATACTTGGTTTAACACAAAAGATTCTTTGCTATGCTTAGATATCCATACAGTGTAAGTTTTTAAATACTTATTCAGGATTGTTCAATAATATTCAGCATGAAATATTATGTTCAATGACATTCAGTATTACATATAATTATTATACACCAACAATCGAGAACAATATAATTTTGCATGCACTAAGGAAACGTACAGATCGCCGCCCGTCAGACATATGCAGTGCATTCTGCGGCTGCGTCTGCGCGTTTATTTTGAACGGTTTAAAGAGACTAATTGGACGATTCCCGAAATATGTCACGCGATACGTGAACTGCCAGAGGCTAGCGACAAGCGTGTACAAGACAGCGTTCCATACTCACGCTATGAATGGGAAGAAATATTGATTGTTGATTGGCATTTAACGGTCTTTACCAAGCTAATTTCACGCTGCAATCACGAACGTAAGATGGACAGTAATAAGGTTTAGGAGAACGATGCGCCACGCCACGTTCTCATGTATCCTTTGCGTATTTTTATAATAACTTTATATTATTAAATACTATTGCTCTCgttctcttctttttttttcagaatgacATTGACGTTGttaaatttgacattgaaggTGACGAATTACGATGTCTTCCGGAGATACTGTCAAGCGGAGTTCTGAGTCGTGTTAAACTGCTCGATTTTGAGCTTCATCTCTCTAAATTAAAACTATATGGATTTAGCGCCCTAGACGTCTTCAAACTTATCCGAACCCTCGAACACGAGCACGGGTTCCAGCTTTGGTTTGAGCATGAGAATGAATACCGTAAGCTTTTTGACTATGGACCGTATGCTGGCAAGCACAGTGATTGTCTAGAACTCGCTTATATCAATACAAAGTTTTTAACGAATGGATGATCCATCTGACCTACATTCCTTGACAACAACCTATTTTCTATAAActtgaatttcaatatcaatAACACATTTCTATGACTTCATAGACTACATTTCCTTTACTTGGTTGGAAAGTCTGTCAGAGCAAAAGATATCCACATAATTCTGCACTGCAATAATTCTCCTCTGTAACTTAAGTTACCTAATGGTGTTATTGCATAAAATAGTACATTTTATTTGACCTTTCCAAGATAATGAGGGCCACATTCCTTTTCTCTTTTGTTCCGAGAGAAACACTCATGTACAGTGAAGTAATGGAATAATATTACAGGTACTGTACACTCAATATTACAGTGCTTGTAATTTCACTAAATAAACACAATATATGAAAGATTTATTTGGCGCCATGTGGAGGTTTCATTGTATCAGAAATGGCTGCAGGAAGTAAGCGATAAGTAGGTGAACTTTATATTATCGCAACTCGGGGACGGATATTTGGACGCTCAGATTTTAATAGTATTATGCCGACCTATTACATGTTGGGGCTCATGTTGATACTTTAAGTTTAAATAaactttcaccagcttagtttcgTGAAATTGGGTAACGGATagtatgagcaaaattttaatatttattttcgaGGCATGGTGCGAACTTCCTTAACAGCGTCCTCTCCATTGAGAAAAGGAGGAACTGGTGAGAGGGAGTTGAAGTTTCTCAAATCATAGAGGGTCAGTAGTTTAGAAAAGCTTTGCAGTGTCAATTTCTTTCGCTAAAATGCCACAAAGCTGTATATTTATATGTAAAACACCCAAAATCACTATCTCTGAAAATCGGCTATTTGGTTGCCCCTAGATTACATAGTTTCCTTCGTAAAAAGCATGGTTTGATTGCGTGTCGTGTTCGGTCACTAGGATTCAAACTATAAGGCCTCAAGCTTCACTGAAACTGTAAGttacaaatttcatgaatgCTCATATCAAaagtaaatgattttgaaacgcTGGTGATTACCCGGAATAAAATGCTTACAATTGCTGAACGATGTATTTGTTTGGTAGAAGTGCAGACTCATGTAATCGGCCCCACTTCGCATTAAATCCAGTAGCCTAGTGTGGCATTTATGTTGAGTTGTAGAGTCATAAgccatgtatatatatatatatatatatatatattatatataatatatatatatatatatatatatatatatatatatatatatatatatatatatataacacaaaattactcgAGCACtttaatttcccacgaggacatctgcaTACTTCGAGAGAGAGACACACGTGTGTGTTTGTGAATGTGTTTGCgtatgcatgcatatatgtgAATGTATATATAGAATGATACATATACAGAGATACATAGgagactgatgccgtatgttgtggatTCGAACCGATTGAAAAACTAGCCGTTATACACAGATATATAAAGAACA
The DNA window shown above is from Ptychodera flava strain L36383 chromosome 5, AS_Pfla_20210202, whole genome shotgun sequence and carries:
- the LOC139133687 gene encoding probable methyltransferase-like protein 24 isoform X2; translation: MTENHYKAEQGEYHDIDREVESILTEKQGLGLLMKAVKTTKYNCSDNRRMGYPIPKDGGWNVCMDVGINPKECIVYSIGISNNWSFDDDFADYGCQVYSFDPFNGKSEHRRSERIYFYDIGLCDNNNDTAKHRKGTIKCRTLESIRKMLNHEQNDIDVVKFDIEGDELRCLPEILSSGVLSRVKLLDFELHLSKLKLYGFSALDVFKLIRTLEHEHGFQLWFEHENEYRKLFDYGPYAGKHSDCLELAYINTKFLTNG
- the LOC139133687 gene encoding probable methyltransferase-like protein 24 isoform X1 — translated: MSTSYRYYRIVFLVVLVAVLLFLLHDDKIKGVFRYQPEQRETQENHYKAEQGEYHDIDREVESILTEKQGLGLLMKAVKTTKYNCSDNRRMGYPIPKDGGWNVCMDVGINPKECIVYSIGISNNWSFDDDFADYGCQVYSFDPFNGKSEHRRSERIYFYDIGLCDNNNDTAKHRKGTIKCRTLESIRKMLNHEQNDIDVVKFDIEGDELRCLPEILSSGVLSRVKLLDFELHLSKLKLYGFSALDVFKLIRTLEHEHGFQLWFEHENEYRKLFDYGPYAGKHSDCLELAYINTKFLTNG